Proteins encoded together in one Porites lutea chromosome 2, jaPorLute2.1, whole genome shotgun sequence window:
- the LOC140929149 gene encoding gamma-secretase subunit Aph-1-like yields MTLMVFFGCAFIAFGPALALFSLTVAKDAEQVIVLIASAFFWLLSLLLSSIWWTVVSPLKKHLAFGIAFSVIFQELFRLAFYKIMRKADEGLLSIINHQSDPLRKHRIAYVSGLGYGIISGLFAMVNVLADITGPGTLGLHGDPQNFLIVSAFLTSCFVLLNTFWGVVWFHAWDEKKWFSVFLVVASHLLVSLMTLLNGKQQYVASLVCAYITMIVMGTLAFKTAGGSLFNIYRLTSRKTHRDY; encoded by the exons ATGACTCTCATGGTTTTCTTCGGATGCGCTTTCATAGCCTTTGGACCGGCATTGGCGTTATTTTCCCTCACTGTGGCCAAGGATGCCGAACAGGTTATCGTTTTGATTGCAAG TGCATTTTTTTGGTTACTATCCTTGTTGCTATCTTCAATCTGGTGGACTGTGGTATCACCACTTAAGAAACATCTAGCCTTTGGTATTgcattttcagtcatttttcagGAACTCTTTAGACTGGCTTTCTATAAAATAATGAG GAAAGCAGATGAAGGTCTTCTTTCAATAATCAATCATCAATCAGACCCTCTAAGGAAGCACAGAATTGCATACG TTTCTGGTTTAGGTTATGGCATAATAAGTGGTCTCTTTGCCATGGTCAATGTACTAGCAGATATAACTGGCCCAGGAACTTTAGGTTTACATGGTGACCCTCAGAATTTCCTTATTGTCTCTG CTTTCTTAACATCTTGCTTTGTCCTTTTAAACACGTTCTGGGGAGTCGTCTGGTTTCATGCCTGGGATGAAAAGAAGTGGTTCAGTGTTTTCTTAGTTGTAGCTAGTCATCTCTTGGTGTCGTTAATG ACTCTTCTAAATGGTAAACAGCAGTATGTGGCATCACTAGTGTGTGCATACATCACCATGATTGTTATGGGCACCCTGGCATTTAAGACTGCGGGAGGCAGTCTCTTCAACATTTACAGACTCACCTCAAGGAAAACACACCGCGACTATTGA